The Diabrotica virgifera virgifera chromosome 4, PGI_DIABVI_V3a genome segment gttttttggcaccctttcatataatcaaatatccttaactctcgcgttgtcatggtgatgacaatatgagcaatgacttacaacaaaagtcagtttgacagttttgtggtttgaaagtagttaggatttttaaatgtcaaagttctaaaaactgtagaatagaaatgaattccagtgacgaagagttacagtttttttatttgttgttcgtagataaaatattgtatgaaactgtgcgtgaagtactttttgcgaacttacgcgatgtatagcactctaAAAaccgcgtgcgttcgcaaaaagcatacttcacgaactgtttcataaataactattttacaaCTACATATTAGATGTTTTCAATCACTATTTCAAgtggaacaatttaaaaaaatgtgacaACCTACGGTGTAAATAACATGACAGGTCACAGTAAAATATTATCCATCAACATTCACTTTGCTCAAAAgttatatatttgaaaaaattatgttttattcTCCCTGTTTTTATGCAcactaaaaaaagttatttattctCCCCGGTTCAGAGATATACTATTGGAAAGGAAAATGTCAAATACacagtatttttaattaaaatttagtTTATTTCCCTTCAATatagtaaaaattttttgaaaatgaaaacagtttcataacacttaaaataattattaataaatcgAAAAGCAACTTACCCCTTTACTTTAGCTGCGGTCTCAATGTGAGACAAATCAGCAGCTACTCCAGGAGTGTGTACAAGATCGTACAGAGACAACTGGCTGACCAAAGGGTTGATCTTCAAGAGCAAAGAAAGGGGTTGACCAATACCGCCAGAGGCTCCACATACTGCTACTTTGAAGTTGTTCTACAAGgtattatgtaatatattatttgtAGAAAATTAATTAAACCATGTGAAAGGTAATTCTAATTGTGATAATAGATTGAGGGTTGAGAAGCATAGGGTTCCAAGCGACATTTTGTACAGAATCGGTTTTTGTAAAGAATGAGATTAAACTAAGAATTCTGCATCGAATGATATTTGAAATATGTTGAATTGTTATTAGATGGCGGTGTAATCAACAATGAAATATGGTTTCAAGTACATGAAATATTTTCAGCTTCGGTCCATAAGGTTCCAAGcgacataaataaagtaaaaatttcaTTTCAAGTTCTGTTTTTAAGcttaatttgggaaaaataattttttccttgatttttgttataattttcaatttaagaataaaaattcgctttattttaaaatttattacttaATAGGgcacttgcacattttttttattacataataatgttcagttttgtttaaaaatgagatttccaaaatttcacgctttaaaaactcataataacttagaagtacaaatttaaagtcttctgtatgtTAAAAACAGTTCAAACGACCCATGAAgtcacatagtttaactatatatggttccgtttatggttatatttaggtatattcttctgcttcttctttagtttattggcctccacctacttgggtatttggccagctcgtcgtaacgggacaaagaaaaaatatttatattctaatgacatttatcgtatgtcattgtaataatatatataccagtttgttgagattggagtttgatatagttattgaaggaaaggaaagaaggtttactatggaaaataaaaccattttgtaaaagtacaaattttctatgaataatTCAAaagatcaaaaacacttgtaacgtcacataactgcatTTTATACTGACATTTATAAtgtcttatttaaaattatatacaattttgtttactttgttggttcaGAATGTAAATATATAGCCTGATGACGTCACGAcacgttttgggctggctggtataattttaatttttaatcgtctttaggggccaagcgaaatttgttttaaattatgCATATTTGCCAagcatgttttaaattatgttttgttgtgatttataacatttttttcgaatttaaaattttatgcaagttccctatttcaCCAATTGTGCTATCAATATTTTGGAAAATTTAGAATTTATTGTGAACTGTTTATCTTATAATTCCATAACGTTCCAAATACAAGGATTATAGTGCATTAAGTTCCAATAACACTGCAGATGTCATAAAAATGATACAAAATAACACATTAAAATCTTACTTATGAGATTATCTAACTTGAGGCGTTGTCACAATTTACACTGaagtataaaataattttaccattTACATTCCTTCAAATAACGAAGTTATGACagtttaaaattagaaatttgtttcctgaaaaatttgtgAAATGGCGCTTGGAACCTTATGGTTCTCAGCCCTCGAGATAATGATAACAATTTGCATTGAAATAAACAATGCAAATCCATACATTTGTaaatcttttttttctttttttagaaatgacgtgtttgttttttcaatgtgcctccagtaagatGTTGTTTCATGATTTccatggtcttcccactgattatcttcctattggggaaccgtctcccgtcatctttattactttatttgttgttatagggcttttcatcaattgtcatttgtttcgagcttgtgtcatgtgtcacataatattaatatatctacatcatacgtctttggtttgtatggtggtttgtatcattggtatatataataacgtatgacgtagatatattaatattatgtgacatatgacagaagctcgaaacaaatgactgtgaatgaaaagccctattcagcTTATGtgatcattccattctactcATCTGTTTCTTACCTAGTTAATGTCAATGTCATGTTTCTGCCAAGTACAGTTGAATccgtttattgaaatagccttcgtgccaagcaaaagtattcctataacaaagttattctaaaaaccaaatttctattccttaaaccagATGTTCCTATAACTGGTATTCCAATCAACAGGTTTGAatgtatgtcattattggtctgatgactgttttgtagattctgtCCTTCATTTCTTTTgcaatgtttttatttctccatattgtttcattcaggcaaggTGATAATCGGTTTGGCATCCTTTTCTACATTGATCTATCATAGGCATCCTACATCGATTATTTTTAATGGTCACAAACTCTCTGTTGGCCACAATATAATCTATCATAAATCTTTGTCCACAggtgttattgaatgtatatttgtgttggtcttgtggtcaaaaaatgtgttgttaaTTCTAAGTTCATTATTTctgcagaagtttatcatcagttaCCCATTTCCCATTTTCATTTTTAACATTCTCTTTGTTTTTGCTTAATTCCTGATATTACTTGGTTGCCTATTCAAGTGTTAAAATCATCCAGTATCATCATCTTCCCTCTACACTCTAGgtattatgtaatatattattttcaaaaaattaatccAAACATATTAAAGACAATTCTAATTGTAATAGAAGATACTGATAATAGTAGTAAATACTATCGAAATAAACAATGGAAAATTCGTATATCTGTAAATCTTGTCTTtggtatttaatttttaaacttGACATTGaaattttaaccaaattttttAGAACTTACCTGTTTTGATGTGCTGAAGCTTCTAGTTGCTACTACAGTTGGTCTTACAATTCTGGAaaacatttttgaatttataGTTTAACTTTTAACCTCTTCAAATTTGGAAAAACTTTGACCTTTCCCAGTAGAGGTCGACCAAAAGCAGACAGAGATGTGAAAGAAATGGCAGATAAGAAAAGTGATTTTTCCAATGCTCAAATGCTGATTACATGGTGACGTCAATAATTGTCACATGATCAGTCACGTGATATTTCATTGGCGGGTGCTCCTTCAACCAGTTATGAGAATCAATTATTAATTGCACAATcactaaatttaaatttcaacgactattttttataataaaatgatttaaaaatttaaaacaccAAAGTGGCTGTGTAGCTCGCTCTGACCAAGACAAATTGACATCCATATATCAATGACGTATGTCATTGTGACAGTGacgtttattttttgtttttttcattaCTGTCAAACTTTTTTAGAGTGGTGGGTGGAtatgtgtatatttttttataaattatgaaGAATTTTCAGGATAAAAGAGCTTCTATAGCTTTAGCGAAAAATTCAACAGTAATTAACGATGAGATCTTTAAAAAACAATTAGAAAATTGCTTTCAATTTTTAACTGAAAGGAAAGAGATTCATGGTGAGATTATAttcattttgttaattttaaataCTAATATTGCTCTTCTTTTAGCTACAAACAATCTGTATAATTCAAAACCTGATATCATTAAAGAATTTTATGCTTCCCTTTTAACAGTTACTACAGATTTTATCAGACAAAATGTTAATAGAGAAGACATTACATTCTTTTTACATGATGAGTGTGGTTTATCTTCGGAACGAACAAACCTTTATATAAGCATGTTGGAGGAAAAGAAATGTCAACTACAGATAGCtttattaaatattggaagtgcTTTACCACACGTTACTGATATAAAGTGGAAAATAGACTACATAGTAAAGGTAGGACTTAATGTAAATCATTCTGTATTTATATGTTTTGTGAACAGTTATCCGGAGTTCCCTTGAATGTTTTTTGTTGATAATCTACTAGTTTGACAAGCAAGCTCATGTACCTGGGAAACTTAAACCATATGAAGGGTCATTTTCAGTAAAATGAGaaacaaagttacatattcattgtaTTCTCCCTTGCATCCAATCTTGTAACGTGTTTTTAAGATGATTCTTATCATTATTTCTCCATGgccattcacaggttgatagtactcTTTCCAAGCTAACAGATTGCTAAGAAATcgcaaaatgaccaaaaattgacattcatcGTTTTTCCCCCCTGACCCTTCATATGGATGTCTCAACCAGATAAGTTCGGCAATGGAGGTAAACACTTGCTTTTACTTGTACTTTCTAAAAGACCAGAGTCATTGGATGCTGAGTTAACGTTCGATAGGCAGGCAGCTAACATAAcactatttattttattattaagctCATAGGTTATTaatctatttttttgtttttagtctAGTGAAGTGGAATCTGCGGAAGGGCCCCTATTTAGGATATGTTTGATTGGTGAACAGTTTGATATGGAAAAGGATAGTAAAGTTTTAAAGCCCATTCATTTCACCTGCAACTCAGTAGAATTACTAGATTTAATTTATAAGTTTAAAGATGCTCTTAGACACTGTAACTCAGTAACACAGAGGGTTTTCTAATgtaaaagttttatttatttaaacatatattttttaattttcttttttcttttactATGTAAATATCAATATTAAATTTAAGTGATTACATTGCATTacattatagtaggggagcaaagtatgctaaatgtgcagtcactcgagcactttggggacctattgggttgtgaagagtaggtcctaaaaccaaaaaaagttaagtaaagtttttcattttagtgggctcttaccattttttaatgtaattttccatttccaacaatcattttttcagattatagcgccatctatctataattcgaaaaaatgtttcgaataaaagttgcttatttttaggtaaagaatccaaatctggaataaaaatttggggctcctatttaaaattttaaagtaaccccccaccccacctctatgggggtcgtgtttggtaacATTCGATTCGGTACCATAtttattaagtgtattttgcagtttttcgatctaacgttcatttcacgaattattcgcttttttttgagGAACTTTTTAACGCTCCCATTTCCTcacgccctgctcaaatcgtcagatttttgaaatatatactcttttgtaaataaatgaaaacaatGGTAAACTTTAATGAATTGGGCTTCGAATTGCTTCCGCAGCCACTGTATTTACCAGATATGGCTCCCAGGGACTACCACCTGTTCGCTGACTTCAAGAGAATGCTCGCAGGAAAGAAATTTAGCACCAATGAACAGGTAATCGCCAGAACTGAGGCTAAAGACAAACTGTTAAAAATAGCATGTAAAATTTGAATGACCGCTTTAATCGTTGTATCATCCTCGAAGGTAactatattgaataataaaatcaaattttatcacacattttttttttctatgttaGCCTACGAACTTGTCAGCCCAACAATTAAATAGGGTATAAGCAGATTCAAGAAAGAACAAAATAAACACAGTGGTTTCTcatagaaaattttattttccaattcACTAAATTAGATAAAGTGTTGAAAATGTTACTTTTTATTGCTAAAAACtgtataaataaacattaataaaaaataaaatattttgtataaccatacacatataaataaatactttaaaaataaaaaatcaggAATGATTACTTTTGTTTGAAGTTTAACTCTCTTTTGTAACATATAAAATAGCATATATCAACTTTTGAGTATTACAAGCAATATGGAAGTACCAAGGTTGTGGGACGTTTGGTTTTACTAGAGGAACCATCTTTGGAATCAAAATCTCtaataaaaaatggtaaatactGTTTTGCTTAAGAATACtatgtaataaaaatatatatattctAGTTTTAACGTTTGGCCTTTTTTGTGGCTTCCAATAGGTAAAGTTGAGTCCATGCCTCTTTACCCGTGtgtcatttaaagcatacgaaataaatcGGAAATTTACTCCAAGTAACagcaactgacagaaagtggctactgcaCCGATCAcagattatattataaaatttgactaTCAAAAAAATAGAATGTAAAGTGTTAGTTTGCTTTAAGCTTTTggcgcagaattacagctacatttgaagtaccGTAAAATGGGGCGAATAGGAACGGTTTTCAACTTTCAACTGAAAAAAATGTCACTAACACATATTGCAAACATAAAACTTATGCATTGTTATTTGGGTCTTACCTTCCTCTTTTGATATTTagatgttaataaattaaaaagttaatactTTAATCACAAAAAATCAAAACCTGGTGTTCCTATTCACCCCACCAAGTGGGGTGAATGGGAACACTTGTATTAAAAACTATTGTGTTCCTATTCGTACATTTGTAGGGTCAATAGAAACAGGTAAAAAGTGTCTAAGGTGTAAAGTAACATatacaaataaatataaagtTTGTATTGTTGGAAAAATATATTGCtgaaatgaaaaatattttttaaactctaATTTGGCATTTTTCTCTGAAAGACTATTAACCAGTTTCTTTaatagggagcgttcaagtattacgtaacgcagtttggggggtGGGGTGgttttgtaaaacgttacggcgcgttacatgggggaggggggttcgaacagcgcgttacgtaacattcttttttaatttaaataaaaaaaactacataatttcttttgttttacatagacccctgaattgtattatgaTTTGTCTACTGATTTTTCAGTGGACATACCGTTTTGAACTCCgatctactgaaaactgtataaaacctactgatttgaactccaatctacttatctactgaaaactgtataaaatcaACCGAAAACTCTGAAAAAAATTCATTGCTCAAATATAAACCATTTCTCATTCATATTATACAACCCAAAGCCCAACATCCAACAGCGCATAATCTTCTTTCGTTTCACTTCACCTACCTAAATTATATTTGATGGTAAAGTTAGCGACATAGGATTTTCAGGGTAAAATCATGTAAAAATGATGTCAAATGCCTAACCTAAGATAACAAGAGATTCTTTCGTtgagaattgttttgttttcaaaAGACCATGTGTCATATTATGTTTCCAATATCCGGAACTGTTCCCTCGGAGTTATTTATGGGTTTATCTGATGAATAGATAggtaggtactttatattttggtaaaaatgaaatGGATAATTAAGTCCATAACATGCAGTATCGTTTTCAGCAGTaggtaggtattcattaatgttttaaatacgcaaattttcaaattatttaaaaatgtctaactaaaaagcattaaatacaaaacccactatattgatacttagtttagaaaagtgatagatattttaaaaaataatacccttatttaaagtgtgattcctgaattattaatttcaaagttttatgtgattaacatcttgacgaaaattatacataatttcaaaatttcaccttgcattattcataatagaccctacataatacacatttttgagatgaggttgttaagcagcttctaaaaacaaaaatatacagggtatttaattaaaattaaagataatggactacgataggcttgcatgaatcaccttgtacatttaaatttatgtttaaaaagcacacatttttatatatgaatATCTACAAGtcccagcgttttttaaaatgatttaaaacaaggacagaaataattttattccataagtgccttcttatacaaagtgtttcagaaaaaggtaacacgatctctacgataggtgaaaaattaaaaaataattggggtttgcttactaaataatttatgtaacggcatgcgttttcacgatacagggcgttgaagaacaaaaagttttacacatttttttcactatttttcagaaactactggtaacatcgtatattattcgttatacaaaaatttttactaagcaaaataaaatgttgaaataataaatatgttattttattttaagcttttattaaaatagataaaatagaagaatgcatgagaagaacaataaagaatgaaaccaaaaatgtgtgtaaggatggggccaagtagggaaaatgtaaatgtaaaattaataataaaagattattactgtaagttttgaacatatttcatgtcatgggacatgaaattacgagtcgcagggataaccagacacatgaactaaatagaagaatcgttcttgggtgggcagcatttggaaaactgagagaaacttttaaaagtgagttgcccacatgcctaaagagaaaggtatttgatcagtacgtcctcccagtcttgacgtacggatcagaaacacttaccttaactaaagcctcggctaccaaactaagagtaacgcagagaagaatggagtgctcaatgttaggaataactctgcaagacaaaatcaaaaacgaagaaatcaggagaagaacaaaggtgactgacgtcatcgaaaggctagccaggttgaagtggagatgggcaggacacattgccagaatgacagatgggcgatggacaaaaaggttattggaatggaggtcaagcgaagacaagagaaacgtcggtcgaccgcctacaagatggactgacgacttaagaaagctaaataaaaactgagagcggcgcaggatagacgtggttggaaacgagtggaggaggcctatgttcagcagtggacatttAAGACTgaatgatgattgtaagtttttattattacctcaaatgccattaaaataataaagttcttttaccgagtttccggtacttttcgcagcctcgttttccatttaggttcaaatggccacttggttgttacgtaacgtttaggtaccttaggtagggggagggggtacagaaaaacgttacggtgcgttacatggggggggaggggggtcaaaaatcttcaaaaattgcgttacgtaatacttgaacgctcccatagTCTAGGAAACTTGTCTTTAGCTATTGTGGATTCATTCCTGCCTCGTCCTGTTTTTCATTCCTCAACTATTTTGCGCCACATAATCTTCATGGGACTTGTTGCGTTTTGACGTACATTTAAACTTTTTGGACAGCAGTTTTGATGATTGCAGAAAAccgtataaatatttatttcaaattttggGAATCCAcatttggtccttcgagccggatgcTGATAATTAGTGCCCATAATAATTGGAAACATTGTGTTCATTAATACCACGCGTGGTTGAGAACCCTGGTAGAAGTTTGTTTTGGATTGGAGACGATAGCTAACTGCTAGAAACACGTTTTGCAAGGCATCAATATaatcaatataatatttataatttgttgTTAGATGAGATATTGTTTCATTTGGACTTACTCTATGGAGATATTAGATAAAAAAGTAATTTCTAATATGTGGGGTGAAGGGCAACACGGTAAATATTATGTTCCTATCCACCCCCCATTTCTCAAATTCATGACGTGAACAGTAATAATTGttgttaacaaaaaaagttaacaGATAAATCAAAGTATCATCATGTTATATTGTTGTAACggttagaataaacaaaaaaacaataCTCTTCAATCTATTTTGACAGATCGACATTTTGTACTTACTGAGAAAGTTTTTTAGGATGAGAAATATCCTCAAAATGAACGACTTTGTTTGCACGCCTAGAACATAGGAACTAATGACGCCAACAACACAAACCTAAATTTCCTAAAGCCATATCACGTTAGCCaacttgaaaaaaattaaatagcccAACGAAAGTAATATATATGTTAAGGAagattattgtaattgtttagtGAAGTTTTGTTCCTAtccaccccattttacggtagcttaattattttaatatcattagtggctaatttataaaaaaaaatataattgtcatttctttcacttttgcggaaacttaaacaaaaccattCCTTAACTGTATGAATGATgttaaatttgtatgtaaatgGCAAAATAAAATgcacttaccataaaatttcaaaccgCAAAAAATctaacaaactgacagccacaagtAAACAAACTTTATAGAAACGTAACAAATTGTACTTAAGATCTGAAAACATTCCTAAGCGTCTTTTTTGTACCCATCTATTTTCGATGTACTTGGTCTAGACT includes the following:
- the LOC114327355 gene encoding COMM domain-containing protein 3, with the translated sequence MKNFQDKRASIALAKNSTVINDEIFKKQLENCFQFLTERKEIHATNNLYNSKPDIIKEFYASLLTVTTDFIRQNVNREDITFFLHDECGLSSERTNLYISMLEEKKCQLQIALLNIGSALPHVTDIKWKIDYIVKSSEVESAEGPLFRICLIGEQFDMEKDSKVLKPIHFTCNSVELLDLIYKFKDALRHCNSVTQRVF